One Bradyrhizobium sp. CCGB12 genomic window carries:
- a CDS encoding class I adenylate-forming enzyme family protein, translating into MNLSTLIERSAAFDPDKAAIHFEGATLSYAALLRRIEQAARTLETRLGIERGDRIAILSLNRPDYLILLYACARLGAILVPLNWRLAIAEQLFILSDAGIKVLVLEQAFDEILPMLAQELPFAAIIGFDFDPVGGSNWHELLEQARGDDRNAHVDLSCPLLIVYTSGTTGRPKGAVLRQEALLWNGVMSRHMHGLSATDHILSVLPLFHVGGLNILTTPALHYGATVTLHRRFTPEATLAAFERDRPTLTVLVPATIQALADHHGWPMVDVCSLKAISTGSTMVPRHVIEQLTGRGITVLQVYGSTETSPIALYTRLCGDLTRDGSTGLPGLCCEAAIVNDAGDRLPPGTAGEIAVRGPNLFSEYWNNQQATREVLRDGWYYTGDIGRHDADGYFWVLDRKKNLIISGGENIYPAEVERVLTEHPDVAECAVVGRPDPRWDEVPVAYVVKQPGARIEADVLIAYVKVQLAHFKAPREIIFTDELPRNELGKIQHFKLKKLDAHSSNQTEAN; encoded by the coding sequence ATTAATCTCAGCACCCTGATTGAGCGAAGCGCGGCGTTCGATCCCGATAAAGCGGCAATCCATTTCGAGGGGGCCACTTTAAGCTATGCCGCTCTCCTCCGTCGTATCGAGCAGGCCGCGCGTACTTTGGAAACCCGCCTCGGCATCGAGAGAGGGGACCGCATTGCGATCCTCAGCCTCAACCGGCCTGATTATCTCATTCTGTTGTATGCTTGCGCGCGACTCGGCGCAATCCTCGTGCCATTGAACTGGCGGCTTGCGATCGCCGAGCAGCTCTTCATTCTGTCCGATGCTGGTATCAAAGTCCTGGTGCTTGAACAGGCCTTCGACGAAATCCTACCGATGCTGGCGCAGGAGTTGCCCTTTGCGGCCATTATCGGATTCGACTTTGATCCCGTCGGCGGAAGCAATTGGCATGAGCTGCTCGAGCAAGCGCGCGGCGATGATCGCAACGCGCATGTCGATCTCTCCTGCCCACTCCTGATCGTCTATACGTCGGGGACCACAGGACGCCCCAAGGGCGCGGTGCTGCGCCAAGAAGCCTTGCTTTGGAATGGCGTCATGAGTCGGCACATGCATGGGCTCAGCGCGACCGATCATATCCTATCCGTGTTGCCATTGTTTCACGTCGGCGGCCTCAACATTCTGACCACGCCAGCCTTGCATTACGGCGCGACCGTTACGCTCCACAGGCGGTTTACGCCAGAGGCAACCCTTGCAGCATTTGAGCGCGATCGGCCCACGCTAACCGTATTGGTGCCAGCTACGATCCAAGCTCTGGCCGATCATCACGGATGGCCTATGGTCGACGTATGCTCCCTTAAGGCCATCTCCACAGGTTCGACCATGGTGCCACGGCACGTTATCGAACAATTGACCGGTCGCGGGATAACGGTGCTGCAGGTGTACGGCTCAACGGAAACCAGTCCCATTGCTCTCTATACAAGGCTATGCGGCGATCTCACACGCGATGGTTCGACGGGACTACCCGGCCTATGCTGCGAGGCCGCAATCGTGAATGATGCCGGCGACAGGCTACCGCCAGGCACTGCAGGCGAGATTGCGGTACGCGGGCCCAATCTCTTCAGTGAATATTGGAACAACCAACAGGCAACCCGAGAGGTTTTGCGCGACGGCTGGTACTATACCGGCGACATTGGACGCCACGATGCGGACGGATATTTTTGGGTTCTCGATCGCAAGAAGAATTTGATCATTTCCGGTGGAGAAAACATCTACCCGGCGGAGGTGGAGCGTGTGCTTACGGAGCATCCGGATGTCGCGGAATGTGCCGTTGTCGGCCGGCCCGATCCTCGTTGGGACGAAGTGCCGGTCGCCTACGTGGTCAAGCAGCCAGGAGCCCGGATTGAGGCGGATGTTCTGATCGCATATGTCAAGGTGCAGCTCGCGCACTTCAAGGCGCCACGCGAAATCATCTTTACAGACGAGTTGCCGCGAAACGAGTTGGGCAAAATCCAGCATTTCAAGTTGAAGAAGCTCGATGCCCACTCGAGCAATCAAACCGAGGCAAATTGA
- the hisC gene encoding histidinol-phosphate transaminase, producing MTDAKLRNLLSSLTPIARELDALPAGRPAPDDSYVKLDTNENPFPLPTIVMRSAIAALERQYLYPENDNVSLREAAAAAYGMSADRVMAGNGSSELLSLVYRAFLAPGDSIAMMSPGFSFNRKLAMLQGAQLLEVPCDEHDSLPIDKLLFGPARHAKFILLANPNNPTGAFVPVAEIERLVARYDRLVVLDEAYIDFAPENGLHLLTRYSNLLVLRTFSKSYAAAGIRVGFAFGHPELIGRLRNIQNVFNMNVIGHAVGMSILAHRRAYDENHSYIKHERQRVSDALSHFGFAVTPSHANFLLARVPAGQDGRWWQSALERQKVLVAFFADDGMQDCIRVSIGTKEQMDAFLTAVRKLRYGADSAS from the coding sequence ATGACGGACGCAAAGTTACGGAATCTGCTATCGTCGCTTACTCCGATCGCTCGCGAATTGGACGCTCTCCCGGCTGGCCGACCAGCCCCAGATGATAGTTATGTGAAGCTAGATACGAATGAGAATCCATTTCCGTTGCCAACCATCGTGATGCGAAGTGCAATTGCAGCTCTAGAGCGGCAATATCTGTATCCGGAGAATGACAACGTCAGCTTGAGGGAAGCAGCGGCCGCTGCCTATGGCATGTCCGCGGATCGCGTCATGGCTGGTAATGGATCATCTGAACTTCTTAGTCTAGTTTATAGAGCCTTTCTCGCGCCGGGTGACAGCATAGCAATGATGTCGCCGGGGTTTTCGTTCAACCGTAAGCTAGCGATGTTACAAGGGGCGCAGCTTCTTGAAGTCCCCTGCGACGAACATGACAGCCTACCGATCGATAAGTTGCTCTTCGGCCCTGCAAGACACGCCAAGTTCATTCTGTTGGCTAATCCGAACAATCCCACGGGCGCCTTTGTGCCGGTCGCTGAGATCGAGCGCCTCGTCGCGCGATATGACCGATTGGTCGTGCTGGACGAGGCATATATTGATTTCGCGCCCGAGAACGGACTGCATCTGCTGACTCGGTATTCGAATCTTCTTGTTTTGCGTACGTTCTCCAAGAGCTACGCAGCTGCGGGCATTCGCGTTGGCTTCGCGTTCGGCCACCCCGAGTTGATCGGGAGGCTTCGCAACATCCAGAACGTTTTCAACATGAATGTGATCGGGCATGCCGTCGGCATGAGCATCCTTGCGCATCGCCGCGCTTATGACGAGAACCATAGCTACATCAAGCATGAACGGCAGCGAGTCTCGGACGCACTCTCTCACTTCGGGTTCGCTGTAACGCCCTCGCATGCGAATTTTCTGCTCGCCCGTGTGCCTGCGGGTCAGGACGGCAGATGGTGGCAGAGCGCTCTTGAACGTCAGAAGGTTCTTGTCGCCTTCTTTGCGGATGATGGCATGCAAGATTGCATCCGCGTTAGCATCGGTACGAAGGAGCAGATGGACGCGTTTCTTACCGCCGTCCGCAAGCTTCGTTACGGAGCAGACAGCGCTTCTTGA